Proteins encoded by one window of Azospirillum thiophilum:
- a CDS encoding YqaA family protein produces the protein MSDVAAYGGLFLVALAAATIFPAQSELLLAGLHASGNYHDGLLILVATAGNVAGSTANWALGRYLMHFQDRRWFPVSRRLVERATGWYRRFGKWSLLLAWMPVIGDPLTLVAGILRVDLRLFLLLVTVGKLARYMALIVAI, from the coding sequence ATGTCCGACGTCGCGGCCTATGGCGGCCTGTTCCTGGTGGCGCTGGCGGCCGCGACGATTTTTCCAGCCCAGTCGGAGCTTCTGCTGGCCGGGCTGCACGCGTCGGGCAATTATCACGACGGATTGCTGATCCTGGTGGCGACCGCGGGAAACGTCGCCGGGTCCACGGCCAATTGGGCGCTCGGCCGCTATCTGATGCATTTCCAGGACCGCCGCTGGTTTCCGGTCTCCCGCCGGCTGGTGGAACGGGCGACAGGCTGGTATCGGCGTTTCGGCAAATGGTCGCTGCTGCTGGCCTGGATGCCGGTGATCGGCGATCCGCTGACCCTGGTGGCCGGCATATTGCGGGTCGACCTGCGCCTGTTCCTGCTGCTGGTGACCGTTGGCAAGCTGGCACGGTATATGGCACTGATAGTTGCCATCTGA
- a CDS encoding ROK family protein, with amino-acid sequence MAPTGSRYGSGHRIGIDLGGTKTEGILLDRQGNQLARHRVPTPQGDYGGTVAAIRDLVARLEGEIGGSGRATVGLGIPGAISPATGLVKNANSTWLIGRDFAGDLAAALGRPVRIENDANCLAVSEATDGAGAGCGVVFAAILGTGCGAGIVVHGRVLGGRNVIAGEWGHNPLPWPTDAERPGPACYCGKHGCLEGWVSGPAVAADHFAATGERLDAAAILGRAGSDPAGADPACAATADRLVDRLGRGLAAVANLLDPDVIVLGGGLSNAEFLYDRLPAAMAPWAFTDRLDTPVRRARHGDSSGVRGAAWLWRPGEMPMDA; translated from the coding sequence ATGGCACCCACCGGATCGCGATATGGGAGCGGCCACCGCATCGGCATCGATCTGGGCGGCACCAAGACCGAAGGCATCCTGCTCGACCGCCAGGGAAACCAGCTGGCCCGGCATCGGGTTCCCACCCCCCAGGGCGATTACGGCGGCACCGTCGCGGCCATCCGCGATCTGGTGGCGAGGCTGGAGGGGGAGATCGGCGGGAGCGGCAGGGCCACGGTCGGGCTCGGCATCCCCGGCGCCATCTCCCCGGCAACGGGGCTGGTGAAGAACGCCAACTCGACCTGGCTGATCGGCCGGGACTTCGCGGGCGACCTTGCGGCGGCGCTGGGCCGGCCGGTGCGGATCGAGAACGACGCCAACTGCCTGGCGGTGTCGGAAGCCACCGACGGAGCCGGGGCCGGCTGCGGCGTGGTGTTCGCTGCGATCCTCGGCACCGGCTGCGGTGCCGGCATCGTCGTCCATGGCCGGGTGCTGGGCGGACGCAACGTCATCGCCGGGGAGTGGGGGCACAATCCCCTGCCCTGGCCGACCGATGCCGAGCGGCCGGGCCCCGCCTGCTACTGCGGCAAGCATGGCTGCCTGGAAGGCTGGGTGTCCGGTCCAGCGGTGGCCGCCGACCATTTCGCCGCGACCGGCGAGCGGCTCGACGCCGCGGCGATCCTGGGCCGGGCCGGAAGCGATCCGGCCGGCGCCGACCCCGCCTGCGCAGCGACTGCGGACCGGCTGGTCGACCGGCTTGGCCGCGGGCTGGCGGCGGTCGCCAATCTGCTCGACCCCGACGTGATCGTGCTGGGCGGCGGGCTGTCCAACGCGGAGTTCCTGTACGACCGGCTGCCGGCGGCGATGGCGCCCTGGGCCTTCACCGACCGGCTCGACACGCCGGTGCGCCGCGCCCGCCACGGCGATTCCAGCGGCGTGCGCGGGGCGGCGTGGCTATGGCGCCCGGGCGAGATGCCGATGGACGCCTGA
- a CDS encoding ArnT family glycosyltransferase → MIPPVPSMPRTALPPTSLPLYAYALLALIAAALFLPGFTVLPPFDRDEARFAQASSQMLDSGNYVDIRFQDETRYKKPVGIYWLQSAATAAADALRGIPVGDEKVIWTYRIPSFLGAILAVLASAWTAARLFGGPAGFVAGLMLASCVVLGVEARMAKTDAVLLATVVLGQAALAQLYLTRRDPVPTGRAAWTAPLVFWIAAGVGVLVKGPMVLLVSGSTVLVLAVWDREAGWLKRLKPLAGLAIVAAIAAPWLVAIAIKSKGAFFAESVGHDMLGKVSGGQEGKGLPPGYYLGTFWVTFGPWSLLALLAVPWVWARRRVEAVRFCIAWIVPSWLVFEAVPTKLLHYTLPVFPAIAALAAAALLDQFSRDPARKAGPRRWLVAAAVALGVIGFGALTLAVALIPWLVDRRIDPVAVSLVPAVGGLFALALRSLLRTELRTGLAAGLAAAALLYAGTYAAVLPNIDGVWVSRQAARAVEQNRPCPDSVVAAAGYSEPSLVFLLGTPTKLVHGPGAAVHLVADRACGLALVEDREAASFLDSLGTAVPLPLADLTGFNYNTGRRLHLTLYRLPAS, encoded by the coding sequence GTGATCCCGCCCGTCCCGTCCATGCCGCGGACGGCATTGCCGCCGACCTCCCTGCCGCTCTACGCCTATGCGCTGCTGGCGCTGATCGCCGCGGCGCTCTTCCTGCCGGGCTTCACGGTGCTGCCGCCCTTCGACCGGGACGAAGCGCGTTTCGCCCAGGCCTCGTCGCAGATGCTGGACAGCGGCAATTATGTCGACATCCGCTTCCAGGACGAGACGCGCTACAAGAAGCCGGTCGGCATCTACTGGCTGCAGAGCGCGGCGACTGCCGCGGCGGACGCGCTGCGCGGCATCCCCGTCGGTGACGAAAAAGTCATCTGGACCTACCGCATCCCGTCCTTCCTGGGCGCCATCCTGGCGGTGCTGGCCAGCGCCTGGACCGCGGCCCGGCTGTTCGGCGGTCCGGCCGGCTTCGTCGCCGGGCTGATGCTGGCCTCCTGCGTCGTGCTGGGGGTCGAGGCGCGGATGGCCAAGACCGACGCCGTGCTGCTCGCCACCGTGGTGCTCGGGCAGGCGGCGCTGGCGCAGCTCTACCTGACCCGCCGCGATCCCGTCCCCACCGGGCGGGCGGCCTGGACCGCGCCGCTGGTATTCTGGATCGCCGCCGGCGTCGGCGTGCTGGTCAAGGGGCCGATGGTCCTGCTGGTGTCGGGCAGCACCGTGCTGGTGCTGGCGGTGTGGGATCGCGAGGCCGGATGGCTGAAGCGGCTGAAGCCGCTGGCCGGACTCGCCATCGTCGCCGCCATCGCCGCCCCCTGGCTGGTCGCCATCGCGATCAAGAGCAAGGGCGCCTTCTTCGCCGAATCCGTCGGCCACGATATGCTGGGCAAGGTGTCGGGCGGGCAGGAGGGCAAGGGCCTGCCGCCCGGCTATTACCTCGGCACCTTCTGGGTCACCTTCGGCCCCTGGTCGCTGCTGGCCCTGCTGGCGGTTCCCTGGGTGTGGGCACGGCGTCGGGTGGAGGCTGTTCGCTTCTGCATCGCCTGGATCGTGCCGAGCTGGCTGGTGTTCGAGGCGGTGCCGACCAAGCTGCTGCACTACACCCTGCCGGTCTTCCCGGCGATCGCCGCGCTGGCGGCGGCGGCCCTGCTCGACCAGTTCAGCCGCGATCCCGCCCGGAAAGCCGGGCCCCGCCGCTGGCTGGTCGCCGCGGCGGTCGCACTCGGCGTCATCGGATTCGGCGCCCTGACCCTGGCGGTCGCGCTGATCCCCTGGCTGGTCGACCGGCGGATCGACCCGGTCGCGGTGTCGCTGGTGCCGGCGGTCGGCGGTCTCTTCGCGCTCGCCCTGCGCTCGCTGCTGCGGACCGAGCTGCGCACCGGGCTTGCCGCCGGATTGGCTGCGGCGGCGCTGCTCTATGCCGGAACCTACGCCGCGGTGCTGCCGAACATCGACGGGGTGTGGGTCAGCCGGCAGGCCGCCCGCGCGGTGGAGCAGAACCGGCCCTGCCCGGACAGCGTCGTCGCCGCGGCCGGCTATTCGGAGCCGAGCCTGGTCTTCCTGCTCGGCACGCCGACCAAGCTGGTCCATGGCCCCGGCGCCGCGGTGCATCTGGTGGCGGACCGCGCCTGCGGGCTGGCGCTGGTGGAGGACCGGGAGGCCGCGTCCTTCCTCGACAGTCTGGGGACCGCGGTGCCGCTGCCGCTCGCCGATCTGACCGGATTCAACTACAACACCGGCAGGCGCCTGCACCTCACGCTCTACCGTCTGCCTGCATCGTAA
- a CDS encoding helix-turn-helix domain-containing protein: MNAETGSEPESPKKRGRIPQSAWPQILERYRSGVTLSAIAREFECTPSAISYIIKKAEAAGDQGGDQSGSQGDVPQEDVTAGGDAEAAAPAAETASEPPAAEPAPAAEAPAEPRRAAGRATRGTLTRAPRSEAAPTADAPAPSAETPAPAPVPAPTETLRLNRPDPNPAPVPAPAPAAPAASPATATADAAAPRVAGQPTPPVDAVEGRLRDTAKACISAYRGWRQQPSEATIQALSDTVHELRKALARVEIDMSASRREEQAIRPIPIPAHRASRRPN; this comes from the coding sequence ATGAACGCAGAAACCGGGAGCGAACCGGAGTCTCCCAAGAAGCGTGGCCGCATTCCGCAGTCGGCGTGGCCCCAAATTCTTGAACGTTACCGTAGCGGCGTGACCCTGTCGGCCATTGCGCGTGAATTCGAATGCACGCCCAGCGCGATCTCCTACATCATCAAGAAGGCGGAAGCCGCGGGTGATCAGGGCGGCGACCAGAGCGGTAGCCAGGGTGACGTGCCCCAGGAGGACGTGACGGCGGGCGGCGACGCCGAGGCCGCCGCCCCGGCGGCCGAGACGGCTTCCGAACCCCCGGCTGCCGAACCTGCTCCGGCAGCCGAGGCTCCGGCCGAGCCGCGCCGTGCGGCCGGCCGTGCGACGCGCGGCACGCTGACCCGCGCCCCCAGGTCCGAAGCGGCCCCGACCGCCGACGCGCCGGCCCCGTCCGCGGAGACGCCGGCCCCGGCGCCCGTTCCAGCCCCCACCGAAACGCTGCGCCTCAACCGCCCTGACCCCAACCCGGCTCCGGTTCCGGCCCCCGCTCCGGCTGCGCCTGCAGCATCGCCGGCCACTGCAACAGCCGATGCGGCGGCCCCGCGCGTGGCCGGCCAGCCGACCCCGCCCGTCGACGCGGTGGAAGGCCGGCTGCGCGATACCGCCAAGGCCTGCATCTCGGCCTATCGCGGCTGGCGTCAGCAGCCGAGCGAAGCGACGATCCAGGCGCTGTCCGACACCGTGCACGAGCTGCGCAAGGCCTTGGCCCGCGTTGAGATCGACATGTCGGCCAGCCGGCGCGAGGAACAGGCGATCCGTCCGATCCCGATCCCTGCGCACCGCGCGTCGCGCCGTCCGAACTGA
- a CDS encoding glycosyltransferase family 2 protein → MGWQTVSIYPENGQPVRLSVVVPVFNEADNVLPLLEEIERALQPVGGFEVIFVDDQSDDDTQARLVPAVEAGRLRVLRHARRSGQSAAVRSGVKAARGEFVVTLDGDGQNDPADIPALFALVATGEAGAPVLVGGLRMRRQDTLSKRWASKIANAVRQSFLQDGCTDSGCGLKLFRRDAFLDLPFFGAMHRFLPALFHAHGHPVAYVPVNHRPRERGVSKYNNWRRGLIGVVDLLGVYWLKRRTKLSPVSERL, encoded by the coding sequence ATGGGATGGCAAACCGTGAGCATTTATCCGGAGAACGGCCAGCCGGTGCGGCTGTCGGTCGTTGTCCCCGTCTTCAACGAGGCCGACAACGTGCTGCCGCTGCTCGAAGAGATCGAGCGGGCGTTGCAGCCGGTTGGCGGTTTCGAGGTCATCTTCGTCGACGACCAGTCCGACGACGACACCCAGGCGCGGCTCGTGCCGGCGGTCGAGGCCGGCCGGCTGCGCGTGCTGCGCCATGCCCGCCGCTCCGGCCAGAGCGCCGCGGTGCGCAGCGGCGTGAAGGCGGCGCGCGGCGAGTTCGTCGTCACGCTCGACGGCGATGGCCAGAATGATCCGGCCGACATCCCGGCCCTGTTCGCCTTGGTCGCGACCGGCGAGGCCGGGGCGCCGGTTCTGGTCGGCGGCCTGCGGATGAGGCGGCAGGACACGCTGTCCAAGCGCTGGGCCTCGAAGATCGCCAACGCTGTCCGCCAGTCCTTCCTGCAGGACGGCTGCACCGACAGCGGCTGCGGGCTGAAGCTGTTCCGCCGTGACGCCTTCCTCGATCTGCCCTTCTTCGGGGCGATGCACCGCTTCCTGCCGGCGCTGTTCCACGCCCACGGCCATCCGGTGGCCTATGTGCCGGTGAACCATCGCCCGCGCGAACGCGGCGTGTCGAAATACAACAACTGGCGGCGCGGGCTGATCGGCGTGGTCGATCTGTTGGGTGTCTACTGGCTGAAGCGGCGGACCAAGCTGTCGCCGGTCTCCGAACGTCTCTGA
- a CDS encoding ABC transporter permease subunit has protein sequence MDYFLQQLINGLSLGAIYGLIAIGYTMVYGIIGMINFAHGEIYMIGAFVALITFLAIGALGITWVPLALLIMLVASMLFTSVYGWTVERIAYRPLRSSPRLAPLISAIGMSIFLQNYIQILQGARSKPLQPILPGNLTLMDGAVSVSYVRLATIVITLVLMVGFTILINRTSLGRAQRACEQDKKMAGLLGVNVDRVISLTFVMGAALAAVAGMMVLLIYGVIDFYIGFLAGVKSFTAAVLGGVGSLPGAMLGGVVIGLIEAFWSGYVGSEWKDVATFSILVLVLIFRPTGLLGRPEIEKV, from the coding sequence ATGGACTATTTTCTCCAGCAATTGATCAACGGCCTGTCGCTCGGGGCGATCTACGGCCTGATCGCGATCGGCTACACGATGGTGTACGGCATCATCGGGATGATCAACTTCGCCCATGGCGAGATCTACATGATCGGTGCCTTCGTGGCGCTGATCACCTTCCTGGCGATCGGGGCGCTCGGCATCACCTGGGTGCCGCTGGCGCTGCTGATCATGCTGGTGGCCTCGATGCTGTTCACCAGCGTCTATGGCTGGACGGTCGAGCGCATCGCCTACCGGCCGCTGCGCTCCTCGCCCCGGCTGGCGCCGCTGATCTCGGCGATCGGCATGTCGATCTTCCTGCAGAATTACATCCAGATCCTCCAGGGCGCCCGCTCCAAGCCGCTGCAGCCCATCCTGCCCGGCAACCTCACCCTGATGGACGGTGCCGTCTCGGTCAGCTACGTCCGGCTTGCAACCATCGTCATCACCCTCGTCCTGATGGTCGGCTTCACCATCCTGATCAACCGCACCTCGCTGGGCCGCGCCCAGAGGGCCTGCGAACAGGACAAGAAGATGGCGGGGCTGCTCGGCGTCAATGTCGACCGCGTCATCTCGCTGACCTTCGTCATGGGCGCCGCGCTCGCCGCCGTCGCCGGCATGATGGTGCTGCTGATCTACGGCGTCATCGACTTCTACATCGGCTTCCTCGCCGGCGTGAAGAGCTTCACCGCCGCCGTGCTCGGCGGGGTCGGGTCGCTGCCCGGCGCCATGCTCGGCGGCGTGGTCATCGGCCTGATCGAAGCCTTCTGGTCCGGTTACGTCGGCTCCGAATGGAAGGACGTCGCCACCTTCTCCATCCTCGTCCTCGTCCTGATCTTCCGCCCGACCGGCCTGCTCGGCCGGCCCGAGATCGAGAAGGTGTAA
- a CDS encoding PAS-domain containing protein translates to MGETGFARFGADERLVWANAAFAARFGAPADATLANLLGGPLGTAGIAELRRGLPVSCGWPEGAAVTLALGSGDAGELLLTAVATGRDDPAAMMAATMAPAMAPKLAAAERGPWANTSLVLDCLSQGVMAFDRDLRLVAWNRRVLELLCIDPDFPRYAQPYEIMVRHIAEQGGYGSGEVEELVAQRLDYIRNASWPFYNERVRPDGAVIETVTLPLPGGGFVTTYTDITQRKQAERELAASRELFELAIRAAREGISQWDLRTGELWFSPQWWGLLGYGEAEMDNSRRRWEELIHPDDRAEALAMAEELATGRRAEHHLLQRFRHRSGATIYLDTRAIAVPGSDGRIFRIVGSHTDVTESVRAAEAVRSAKEEAERALHDLKEAQVQLIQAEKMAALGSLVAGVTHEINTPVGIALTGASLLAEKTRSLRKLFEEGVLRRGDFAEFIDLAEEATQLMLVNVERATRLIQSFKQIAVDQASEERRVFELNNYIHEVLRSLGMRIRRGGHAVVVHCPEDLLLDSYPGAIGQILTNFVINSILHGYDPGERGRLTVTVTLSDGEVELVYADDGRGIPPELHGKVFEPFFTTSRDRGGSGLGLNIVYTLVTRTLRGRLRLDSAPAAGTAFTLRFPRVTPAEPQPL, encoded by the coding sequence ATGGGGGAAACCGGGTTCGCCCGCTTTGGCGCCGACGAACGTCTGGTGTGGGCCAATGCCGCCTTTGCTGCCCGGTTCGGTGCGCCGGCCGATGCAACGCTCGCGAATTTGTTGGGCGGTCCGCTCGGAACGGCGGGGATCGCCGAGCTGCGCCGGGGGCTGCCCGTGTCCTGCGGCTGGCCGGAAGGCGCTGCGGTGACGCTGGCCCTGGGATCCGGCGATGCGGGGGAATTGCTGCTGACCGCGGTGGCGACCGGCCGGGACGACCCGGCAGCCATGATGGCAGCAACGATGGCCCCCGCGATGGCCCCCAAGCTGGCAGCAGCCGAGCGCGGGCCGTGGGCCAACACCAGCCTGGTGCTCGACTGTCTCAGCCAGGGCGTGATGGCCTTCGACCGCGACCTGCGGCTGGTCGCCTGGAACCGGCGGGTGCTGGAGCTGCTCTGCATCGACCCGGACTTCCCGCGCTATGCCCAGCCCTATGAAATCATGGTCCGCCACATCGCGGAGCAGGGCGGCTACGGCAGCGGCGAGGTGGAGGAACTGGTGGCGCAGCGGCTGGATTACATCCGCAATGCCTCCTGGCCCTTCTACAACGAGCGGGTGCGGCCCGACGGTGCCGTCATCGAGACGGTGACCCTGCCGCTGCCCGGCGGCGGCTTCGTCACCACCTACACCGACATCACCCAGCGCAAGCAGGCGGAACGCGAGCTGGCCGCCAGCAGGGAGCTGTTCGAGCTGGCGATCCGCGCCGCGCGCGAGGGCATCTCGCAATGGGATCTGCGCACCGGCGAGCTGTGGTTCTCCCCGCAATGGTGGGGCCTGCTCGGCTATGGCGAGGCGGAGATGGACAACAGCCGCCGCCGCTGGGAGGAGCTGATCCATCCCGACGACCGCGCCGAGGCGCTGGCCATGGCGGAGGAGCTGGCGACGGGCCGGCGGGCGGAACACCACCTGCTTCAGCGCTTTCGCCATCGGTCCGGGGCGACGATCTATCTCGACACCCGCGCCATCGCGGTGCCGGGCAGCGACGGGCGGATCTTCCGCATCGTCGGTTCCCACACCGACGTCACCGAGAGCGTGCGTGCCGCCGAAGCGGTCCGCTCTGCCAAGGAGGAGGCCGAACGCGCGCTCCACGACCTGAAGGAGGCGCAGGTCCAGCTGATCCAGGCGGAGAAGATGGCGGCGCTCGGCTCGCTGGTGGCCGGGGTGACGCACGAGATCAACACGCCGGTCGGCATCGCGCTGACCGGCGCCTCGCTGCTGGCGGAGAAGACGCGGTCGCTGCGCAAGCTGTTCGAGGAGGGCGTGCTGCGGCGCGGCGATTTCGCCGAGTTCATCGATCTGGCCGAAGAGGCGACGCAGCTGATGTTGGTGAACGTCGAACGCGCCACCCGTCTGATCCAGAGCTTCAAGCAGATCGCCGTCGACCAGGCCAGCGAGGAACGCCGGGTCTTCGAACTGAACAACTACATCCACGAGGTCCTGCGCAGCCTGGGCATGCGCATCCGCCGCGGCGGGCATGCGGTGGTGGTCCATTGCCCGGAAGACCTGCTGCTCGACAGCTATCCGGGTGCCATCGGGCAGATTCTGACGAACTTCGTCATCAACTCGATCCTGCACGGCTACGATCCGGGCGAGCGCGGCCGGCTGACCGTCACCGTTACGCTGTCGGATGGCGAGGTGGAGCTGGTCTATGCCGATGACGGCCGCGGGATCCCGCCGGAATTGCATGGCAAGGTGTTCGAACCCTTCTTCACCACCAGCCGCGACCGCGGCGGCAGTGGACTGGGGCTGAACATCGTCTATACGCTGGTCACGCGCACGCTGCGCGGACGGCTGCGGCTCGACAGTGCGCCTGCTGCCGGCACTGCCTTCACCCTGCGTTTCCCGCGCGTCACTCCGGCGGAACCGCAGCCGCTGTGA
- a CDS encoding lipid-A-disaccharide synthase N-terminal domain-containing protein, translated as MLERAAAWFQGQSTTDLVWVGIGFFAQLMFTMRFVVQWIASEKARRSVVPEMFWYFSLGGGALLFAYAFYRFDPVFMLGQGMGLVIYARNVYFVWTHKKSQAAAGAVPSKS; from the coding sequence ATGCTTGAGCGCGCCGCAGCGTGGTTCCAGGGGCAAAGCACCACCGATCTCGTCTGGGTCGGTATCGGCTTCTTCGCCCAGCTCATGTTCACCATGCGCTTCGTTGTGCAGTGGATCGCCAGCGAAAAGGCCCGCCGCAGCGTGGTGCCGGAGATGTTCTGGTATTTCTCGCTTGGCGGCGGCGCGTTGCTGTTCGCCTATGCCTTCTACCGCTTCGACCCGGTTTTCATGCTGGGTCAGGGCATGGGCCTGGTGATCTACGCCCGCAACGTCTATTTCGTCTGGACTCACAAGAAGTCGCAGGCCGCCGCCGGCGCGGTTCCGAGCAAATCGTGA
- a CDS encoding Do family serine endopeptidase, with amino-acid sequence MPHAPAPRSFPTSRPVFGGLPAVIRGLPAAALCALLSGAVLLPVLPSGPAAAQDAAAPGMAANPAANPANAPPNASRSYSPPSFRDLARTQVDTVVNISSTQAPQGATPGGGGRLPEGMDVPPGSPLEEFFREFRNRQRGGTQNDAPGGAPGGDGSAGPGEPGRPGGLPSMALGSGFIIDSAGLIVTNNHVVADAAEISVTLHDGTRLPARLVGSDTPTDLALLKVESDKPLSAARWGDSESVEVGDWVVAIGNPFGLGGSVTAGILSARARDIQQGPYDEYLQTDAAINRGNSGGPLYDAGGAVIGINTAIYSPTGGSVGIGFAIPSSLAKPIIDQLKDGGKVRRGWLGVQVQRVTPDIAESLGIDGAGGGALVTSVSPDSPAAAAGLRQGDVITGFAGKPLEQMRELPRMVASTEIGRDVPLTLFRAGKPQTVQVTVGELRNEPQQLALSGSTGAPRTAEPEESRSALGLKLAPLTPGLRETFSIDEGIDGLVVTEVDRDSAASERGLDLGDVIVEAGQEPVATPADLDIRIARAKEQGRKTLLMLVSRGGDLRYVPLPLDGRKDDRKG; translated from the coding sequence ATGCCGCATGCGCCCGCGCCGCGTTCGTTTCCGACCTCCCGTCCCGTTTTCGGGGGCCTGCCGGCTGTCATCCGGGGCCTGCCGGCCGCGGCGCTCTGCGCGCTGCTCTCCGGCGCCGTGCTGTTGCCGGTGCTTCCCTCCGGACCGGCAGCCGCACAGGATGCGGCGGCCCCCGGCATGGCCGCCAATCCCGCCGCCAATCCGGCAAACGCGCCGCCCAACGCGAGCCGCAGCTATTCGCCGCCCTCCTTCCGCGACCTTGCCCGGACGCAGGTCGACACGGTGGTCAACATCTCCAGCACCCAGGCGCCGCAGGGGGCGACGCCCGGCGGCGGCGGCCGCCTGCCGGAGGGAATGGACGTGCCGCCCGGCTCGCCGCTGGAGGAGTTCTTCCGCGAATTCCGCAACCGCCAGCGCGGCGGTACCCAGAACGACGCCCCGGGCGGCGCCCCGGGCGGCGACGGCTCCGCCGGTCCCGGGGAACCGGGACGCCCGGGCGGCCTGCCCAGCATGGCGCTGGGATCCGGCTTCATCATCGATTCCGCCGGGTTGATCGTCACCAACAACCATGTCGTGGCCGACGCCGCCGAGATCTCCGTCACCCTGCATGACGGCACCAGGCTGCCGGCCAGGCTGGTCGGCTCCGATACGCCGACCGACCTCGCGCTTTTGAAGGTCGAGAGCGACAAGCCGCTTTCCGCCGCCCGTTGGGGCGACAGCGAATCGGTGGAGGTCGGCGACTGGGTGGTCGCCATCGGCAACCCCTTCGGCCTGGGTGGCTCGGTGACCGCCGGCATCCTGTCGGCGCGCGCCCGCGACATCCAGCAGGGCCCTTACGACGAGTATCTGCAGACCGACGCCGCCATCAACCGCGGCAATTCCGGCGGCCCGCTGTACGATGCCGGCGGCGCGGTGATCGGCATCAACACCGCGATCTATTCGCCCACTGGCGGATCGGTCGGCATCGGCTTCGCCATCCCGTCCTCGCTGGCCAAGCCGATCATCGACCAGCTGAAGGACGGCGGCAAGGTGCGGCGCGGCTGGCTGGGCGTCCAGGTCCAGCGGGTCACGCCGGACATCGCCGAAAGCCTCGGCATCGACGGTGCCGGCGGCGGCGCACTGGTCACCAGCGTCTCGCCCGACAGCCCCGCCGCCGCCGCCGGCCTGCGCCAGGGCGACGTCATCACCGGCTTCGCCGGCAAGCCGCTGGAACAGATGCGCGAGCTGCCCCGCATGGTCGCCTCCACCGAGATCGGCCGCGACGTGCCGCTGACCCTGTTCCGCGCCGGCAAGCCGCAGACGGTGCAGGTGACGGTTGGCGAACTGCGCAACGAGCCGCAGCAGCTGGCCCTGTCCGGCTCGACCGGCGCCCCCCGCACCGCCGAACCGGAGGAGAGCAGGAGCGCGCTCGGCCTGAAGCTCGCCCCGCTGACGCCGGGCCTGCGCGAGACCTTCTCCATTGACGAGGGCATCGACGGGCTGGTGGTGACGGAGGTGGACCGCGACAGCGCCGCTTCCGAACGCGGGCTCGACCTTGGCGACGTCATCGTCGAGGCCGGTCAGGAGCCGGTGGCGACGCCGGCCGATCTGGACATCCGCATCGCCCGGGCGAAGGAGCAGGGGCGCAAGACCCTGCTGATGCTGGTCAGCCGCGGCGGCGACCTGCGCTATGTCCCGTTGCCGCTGGACGGCCGGAAGGACGACCGGAAGGGCTGA